The Acidobacteriota bacterium genome includes a region encoding these proteins:
- a CDS encoding ATP-grasp domain-containing protein: MPPKIRVALMYSDNTFASPINPEVTFGWGNYDDFGDEEAALVLEMHRDGRFDVFNFTWQDITPELTFRQIHNLLTGERLEQVPIDETVDVIFVRGVGSSQRAHDFRGTICERLQLLKQLSRTKVINPVETVISDLESKRYLVKLFSAGVPMPATYLARSLAEIEEIGKQLPQGYVIKPVQGFGGFGIERFPGGSVAQVEQFLFTDGEVLVQEFIPGIAQGERSVMMTFQDAAYAILKRPHEGDFRSNFSHGATIIRAEPNEAEVSLCRKVLEHLELPSIISRIDLIGPREAPMLMEATMSCMGLYLRDVHAESEIAQVIMDTIEKAVRIEDNGLKNDG; encoded by the coding sequence ATGCCTCCCAAAATTCGCGTTGCCTTGATGTACTCTGATAATACTTTTGCTTCCCCGATTAACCCTGAAGTGACCTTTGGGTGGGGGAATTATGACGACTTCGGCGATGAGGAAGCCGCATTGGTCCTGGAAATGCACCGGGATGGGCGCTTTGACGTGTTTAACTTCACCTGGCAGGACATCACGCCAGAGTTAACTTTTCGCCAGATTCATAATCTTTTAACCGGAGAACGGCTCGAACAGGTGCCAATTGACGAGACGGTGGATGTGATTTTTGTGCGTGGTGTCGGAAGTTCGCAACGGGCGCACGATTTTCGAGGCACGATTTGTGAGCGGCTTCAGCTTTTGAAACAGTTGAGTCGGACCAAGGTCATCAACCCGGTGGAAACAGTTATTTCGGACCTGGAAAGCAAGCGATATCTGGTCAAATTGTTTTCAGCGGGTGTTCCGATGCCTGCAACCTATCTGGCGAGATCACTGGCTGAAATCGAAGAAATCGGGAAGCAGCTTCCACAAGGCTATGTCATCAAGCCGGTCCAGGGATTTGGCGGGTTTGGTATTGAACGGTTTCCCGGCGGATCAGTGGCTCAGGTTGAGCAATTTCTCTTCACTGACGGGGAAGTACTGGTTCAGGAGTTTATTCCAGGAATTGCTCAGGGCGAACGGTCCGTCATGATGACGTTTCAAGACGCCGCCTACGCCATTTTAAAACGCCCACACGAAGGCGATTTTCGGTCGAATTTTTCACATGGCGCCACCATTATTCGGGCTGAACCAAATGAAGCCGAAGTTTCATTATGCCGGAAAGTGTTGGAACACCTGGAGTTACCCAGCATCATTTCACGCATTGACCTGATTGGACCGCGTGAAGCCCCAATGTTAATGGAGGCGACCATGTCGTGTATGGGTCTCTACCTGCGCGATGTGCATGCCGAATCCGAAATTGCCCAGGTGATTATGGATACCATTGAGAAAGCCGTGCGGATTGAAGACAACGGGTTGAAGAATGATGGCTGA